A window from Citrus sinensis cultivar Valencia sweet orange chromosome 5, DVS_A1.0, whole genome shotgun sequence encodes these proteins:
- the LOC102624102 gene encoding non-functional pseudokinase ZRK2-like: MISNILRKFKHRRDTERNDKTTFMMRNGERLLKELIASSNGKYNPYRIFSAEELRIATNNYDEQNIVLEDPFRKLYKGFWQKRSISLMKYNGNRNQHALEWCINHIVYASRMSHKHIIKLIGCCLETQIPIPVFESVQIGTLADRIHHHCEQHFEALSLTDRLKVAMDIAHAVAYLHVGFSRPIVYRDMKPTNILFNEQSDAKLFDFSLSLSIPDGETHIELDYVEGTPGFIAPENFTTLINEQCDVYGFGAFLFELLTAQEVSDHVSFESRFHYEENVKRLSGQNCRFKEMVDSIIIEDKSCTCTGKEQQLQAFKQLTLQCMDFSPEDRPTMVDVAKQLRQMYRSCM; this comes from the coding sequence ATGATTTcgaatattttaagaaaattcaagCATAGGAGAGACACGGAGAGAAATGATAAGACAACTTTTATGATGCGGAACGGTGAAAGGTTACTAAAAGAGTTGATTGCTTCCTCAAATGGTAAATATAATCCGTATCGAATCTTCTCTGCTGAAGAACTAAGGATAGCTACAAACAATTACGACGAGCAAAACATTGTATTAGAGGACCCTTTCCGCAAATTATACAAGGGCTTTTGGCAGAAGCGCTCAATTTCTCTTATGAAGTATAATGGCAACAGGAATCAACATGCACTTGAATGGTGTATTAATCACATTGTGTATGCATCACGAATGAGTCATAAGCATATTATAAAGCTGATTGGTTGCTGCTTAGAGACTCAAATCCCCATTCCAGTTTTTGAGTCTGTGCAGATTGGGACCCTTGCTGATCGTATTCATCATCACTGCGAGCAGCATTTTGAAGCTTTATCATTGACAGACAGGTTAAAAGTAGCAATGGATATAGCTCATGCAGTGGCATACCTTCACGTTGGATTCTCCAGGCCCATTGTTTATAGAGATATGAAGCCAaccaatattttattcaatgaaCAAAGTGATGCCaagttgtttgatttttcgTTATCACTTTCTATTCCAGATGGTGAAACCCACATAGAATTAGATTATGTAGAAGGAACACCAGGATTCATTGCACCTGAAAACTTTACTACATTGATCAATGAGCAGTGTGATGTTTATGGTTTTGGTGCATTTCTATTTGAGCTTTTGACTGCACAGGAAGTCTCTGACCATGTTTCGTTTGAATCTCGTTTTCATTACGAGGAAAATGTGAAGAGACTTTCTGGACAAAATTGCAGATTTAAAGAGATGGTAGATTCCATAATTATTGAAGACAAGTCATGTACTTGTACAGGGAAAGAGCAGCAATTGCAAGCTTTTAAACAGCTTACACTTCAATGCATGGATTTTTCACCGGAAGATAGACCGACAATGGTTGATGTAGCAAAACAACTCAGGCAAATGTATCGATCTtgcatgtaa
- the LOC112495518 gene encoding somatic embryogenesis receptor kinase 1-like isoform X3 yields the protein MSSILRKFKLREQTQSTDKATFVIRNGESVLKELIRASNGELLTGLRAFDLARLNEDDGYVALRDHVKKYFEEDRLNEIIDPLIMGDRSCSGKEQQLQAYAHLIFECVNESPVDRPTMVDVAKKLKQMYRSCA from the exons ATGAGTtcgattttaagaaaattcaagCTAAGGGAGCAAACACAGAGCACTGATAAAGCAACATTTGTGATTAGGAACGGCGAATCGGTGCTGAAAGAGTTGATTCGGGCTTCTAATG GTGAGCTTTTGACTGGACTGAGAGCCTTTGATCTTGCCCGCCTTAATGAAGATGATGGTTATGTTGCCTTACGAGATCATgtgaagaaatattttgaagaaGATAGGCTTAATGAGATAATAGATCCTTTGATCATGGGAGACAGGTCATGTTCGGGGAAAGAGCAGCAATTGCAAGCTTATGCACATCTTATCTTTGAATGTGTCAATGAATCGCCAGTAGATAGGCCAACAATGGTTGATGTCGCAAAAAAACTCAAGCAAATGTATCGCTCttgtgcttaa
- the LOC112495518 gene encoding somatic embryogenesis receptor kinase 1-like isoform X2 produces the protein MSSILRKFKLREQTQSTDKATFVIRNGESVLKELIRASNGETHVSDALRGTLPIFAPEYLTGNFNEKADVFSFGVFLGELLTGLRAFDLARLNEDDGYVALRDHVKKYFEEDRLNEIIDPLIMGDRSCSGKEQQLQAYAHLIFECVNESPVDRPTMVDVAKKLKQMYRSCA, from the exons ATGAGTtcgattttaagaaaattcaagCTAAGGGAGCAAACACAGAGCACTGATAAAGCAACATTTGTGATTAGGAACGGCGAATCGGTGCTGAAAGAGTTGATTCGGGCTTCTAATG GTGAAACCCACGTTAGTGATGCTTTGAGGGGAACATTGCCAATTTTTGCACCTGAGTACTTGACAGgcaattttaatgaaaaagccGATGTTTTTAGTTTTGGCGTATTTCTAGGTGAGCTTTTGACTGGACTGAGAGCCTTTGATCTTGCCCGCCTTAATGAAGATGATGGTTATGTTGCCTTACGAGATCATgtgaagaaatattttgaagaaGATAGGCTTAATGAGATAATAGATCCTTTGATCATGGGAGACAGGTCATGTTCGGGGAAAGAGCAGCAATTGCAAGCTTATGCACATCTTATCTTTGAATGTGTCAATGAATCGCCAGTAGATAGGCCAACAATGGTTGATGTCGCAAAAAAACTCAAGCAAATGTATCGCTCttgtgcttaa
- the LOC112495518 gene encoding non-functional pseudokinase ZRK2-like isoform X1, protein MSSILRKFKLREQTQSTDKATFVIRNGESVLKELIRASNGKYNPYCTFSAKELEIATNNYDSEKVIMKRSFYTLYKGFCQERLISVMKFDASKPRMYDCCINNIVYASQMIHRCFFKLIGCCLETQIPILVFEYINCGSLADRIRIQHNPQPQHEPLLLTHRLKIAKDIANAIAYLHVGFPRPVIFRDFKLSNILFNEENVAKLFDFSFSISIPEGETHVSDALRGTLPIFAPEYLTGNFNEKADVFSFGVFLGELLTGLRAFDLARLNEDDGYVALRDHVKKYFEEDRLNEIIDPLIMGDRSCSGKEQQLQAYAHLIFECVNESPVDRPTMVDVAKKLKQMYRSCA, encoded by the coding sequence ATGAGTtcgattttaagaaaattcaagCTAAGGGAGCAAACACAGAGCACTGATAAAGCAACATTTGTGATTAGGAACGGCGAATCGGTGCTGAAAGAGTTGATTCGGGCTTCTAATGGTAAATACAATCCCTATTGTACCTTCTCTGCTAAAGAACTCGAGATAGCAACAAACAACTATGACTCGGAAAAAGTTATAATGAAACGGAGTTTCTACACGTTGTATAAGGGTTTTTGCCAGGAGCGCCTAATTTCTGTTATGAAGTTTGATGCATCTAAACCTAGGATGTATGATTGTTGTATCAATAACATCGTATATGCATCTCAAATGATTCACAGATGTTTTTTTAAGTTGATTGGATGCTGCTTAGAGACTCAAATTCCCATTCTAGTTTTTGAATACATTAATTGCGGGTCTCTTGCTGATCGTATTCGTATTCAACACAATCCTCAACCTCAGCATGAACCTTTACTCTTGACGCATAGGTTAAAGATTGCAAAGGATATTGCTAATGCAATTGCATATCTTCATGTTGGATTCCCCAGACCAGTCATTTTTAGAGATTTCAAGTTGTCAAATATCTTATTCAATGAAGAAAATGTTgcaaaattgtttgatttttcattctcCATATCCATTCCTGAAGGTGAAACCCACGTTAGTGATGCTTTGAGGGGAACATTGCCAATTTTTGCACCTGAGTACTTGACAGgcaattttaatgaaaaagccGATGTTTTTAGTTTTGGCGTATTTCTAGGTGAGCTTTTGACTGGACTGAGAGCCTTTGATCTTGCCCGCCTTAATGAAGATGATGGTTATGTTGCCTTACGAGATCATgtgaagaaatattttgaagaaGATAGGCTTAATGAGATAATAGATCCTTTGATCATGGGAGACAGGTCATGTTCGGGGAAAGAGCAGCAATTGCAAGCTTATGCACATCTTATCTTTGAATGTGTCAATGAATCGCCAGTAGATAGGCCAACAATGGTTGATGTCGCAAAAAAACTCAAGCAAATGTATCGCTCttgtgcttaa